The following proteins are encoded in a genomic region of Primulina huaijiensis isolate GDHJ02 chromosome 3, ASM1229523v2, whole genome shotgun sequence:
- the LOC140972477 gene encoding uncharacterized protein has translation MKAGETLSEFDECFNCLVNELVALGKEHSNREIALKVMRALPREWDVKTMAIRLSKDLNKMELHDLFADLKAYEFELELRSGEEPSSNQPTKALAATATAPAVVAPSASPITTTESTSDRTAEQISNDAISLFVKKFSRFMKKNHRAYKNPNRDFKKESPSGDMACFNCGKIGHFIVDCPKPKRDDQKKEYKRNDKKSRRDRKDMIADENKSKWTDSSSESSDSDDHSSDSDAEEVKCLMADTESTSTSGEVFNFDSNEFTRTDLVNALHDMVEDCSDLKVEISKLKTENEKENTEYQTMRSENQKLSLLVNAWNKSSVSLEKMQELQKQSGDKSGLGFSNNESTSETSTNPILDMNKGKFIHFVKSSVVHEPVIPTVQVKKFVNKMDRRNHYGLGYVKLKSRFHQSARSSRGFNSGGLSSMKKHEKKAKISSSIWYLDSGCSRHMTRQKNFLTEVMSCNGPKITFGDNSKDAL, from the exons atgaaagccgGAGAAACTCTAAGTGAGTTTGATGAATGTTTCAACTGTTTGGTTAATGAACTGGTAGCTCTGGGTAAAGAGCACAGCAACAGAGAAATAGCACTCAAAGTAATGAGAGCTCTACCCAGAGAATGGGATGTAAAAACTATGGCTATAAGACTATCTAAAGATCTGAACAAGATGGAACTGCATGACTTGTTTGCAGACttaaaagcctatgagtttgaactgGAACTGagaagtggagaagagccctCGTCAAATCAACCTACCAAGGCTCTTGCTGCTACTGCTACTGCTCCTGCTGTAGTTGCTCCAAGTGCATCACCTATTACAACTACTGAAAGCACATCTGACAGGACTGCTGAACAGATCAGCAATGATGCAATatcattatttgtgaagaaattttccagattcatgaagaagaatcACAGAGCTTACAAGAATCCTAACCGGGATTTCAAGAAGGAATCACCATCTGGTGATATGGCGTGTTTTAACTGTGGAAAGATTGGTCACTTTATTGTTGATTGCCCGAAGCCCAAGAGGGATGACCAGAAGAAGGAGTACAAGCGGAATGACAAGAAGTCCAGAAGAGATCGCAAAGACATGATTGCTGATGAAAACAAATCCAAGTGGACGGATTCTAGCTCTGAGTCTTCTGACTCAGATGATCATTCCAGCGACAGCGATGCAGAAGAAGTCAAATGCCTCATGGCAGACACTGAATCAACCTCGACATCTGGAGAGGTATTCAATTTTGACTCTAATGAATTTACACGAACTGATTTGGTTAAtgcactgcatgacatggtggaaga CTGTAGTGATCTaaaagttgagataagtaagttgaaaactgagaatgaaaaagaaaatacagAATACCAGACAATGAGATCTGAAAATCAGAAGCTATCACTACTGGTAAAtgcatggaacaagtcttctgttTCTTTGGAGAAGATGCAGGAGTTACAGAAACAATCTGGAGACAAGAGTGGTCTCGGTTTCAGTAACAATGAAAGCACTTCAGAAACTAGTACGAATCCAATACTGGATATGAACAAAGGGAAATTCATTCACTTTGTTAAGTCCAGTGTGGTACATGAACCTGTAATACCGACTGTTCAAGTTAAAAAGTTTGTAAATAAGATGGACAGAAGAAACcattatggtctgggttatGTTAAACTTAAGAGTAGATTTCATCAGAGCGCTAgatccagtagaggattcaactcagGAGGACTTTCTTCTATGAAg AAACATGAAAAGAAAGCCAAGATCAGCAGCTCTATATGGTATCTGGATAGTGGATGTTCCAGACATATGACTAGACAAAAGAATTTTCTAACAGAAGTAATGAGTTGTAATGGACCAAAGATAacttttggagacaactccaaag ATGCTTTGTGA